Proteins encoded by one window of Myxococcales bacterium:
- a CDS encoding phenylalanine--tRNA ligase subunit beta yields MRVTYRWLQDYVAFDLTPPELAHRLTMAGFEVEDLRPVGGGYTGVVTALIEKVDRHPEADKLTVCAVFDGVERFQVICGAPNVVAGKVGVLARIGAQLPEGKLKKSKIRGVESFGMLCSRRELGLSEDHSGIWLLPPETPLGREPLEAAGLDDWSFEIAVTPNRPDALSVIGLAREVAALTGGRLKMPALALEPVGGEIDRAMTVEIVDPDKCPRYCGMLVKGVRIAPSPLWMVHRLEAAGVRAINNIVDITNFVLLEYGQPLHAFDYDFLAGRKIVVRRARDGETIVTLDDQPRRLTADDLLICDGEKPVALAGIMGGQNSLVTDRTVDVFIEAAYFQPSGIRRTSKRLGLMSESSHRFERGTAIDYAVLGAHRAARLMAELASGTVESGYIDNYPALRAPQKVAMRVGRVNDLIGVRLSADRMSDLLSSIELKVVVKTDERLEVEVPSFRVDLEREVDLAEEIARLYGIDNIPPTIHLGADFENKPWRLRPVLRVLRQELVGMGLTELNTLPFLDPASLAAVGAPEGIRLLNPLSEELAIMRTTLLPSLLKVLAYNQARNVLDVQVFEARRVYLPKSTDKNELPDEPYRLGLLLSGRRDELSWAYGKENVDFFDLKGLVERLLILLRIPGSTWRRPSASGPYLPGVSAELLIGEKPAGIFGKLRSEVLEKFEIRDEAFAGELYLDVLSESTGESLVLRPVSKYPPMLRDLAVLADAEAPVDEMVRAIAEINPARISEVKVFDVYTGKGIPEGKKSVAFSMRYQDVSKSLSDKDADGLTRRILMMLQERWGATLRE; encoded by the coding sequence ATGCGTGTCACCTATCGCTGGTTGCAGGATTACGTGGCCTTCGACCTCACGCCGCCGGAGTTGGCGCACCGGCTGACCATGGCCGGCTTCGAGGTCGAGGACTTGCGCCCCGTCGGCGGCGGCTATACCGGCGTCGTCACGGCGCTGATCGAAAAAGTCGATCGCCACCCCGAGGCCGACAAGTTGACCGTCTGCGCCGTCTTCGACGGCGTCGAGCGCTTTCAAGTGATCTGCGGCGCGCCCAACGTCGTCGCCGGCAAGGTCGGCGTCCTGGCGCGGATCGGCGCCCAATTACCCGAAGGCAAGCTGAAAAAAAGCAAGATCCGCGGCGTCGAAAGCTTCGGCATGCTCTGCAGCCGCCGCGAACTGGGCTTGTCGGAAGACCACAGCGGCATCTGGCTGCTGCCGCCCGAAACGCCCCTCGGCCGCGAGCCCTTGGAAGCGGCCGGCCTGGACGACTGGTCCTTCGAGATCGCCGTCACGCCCAACCGGCCCGACGCCCTGTCGGTCATCGGCCTGGCCCGCGAAGTGGCCGCGCTGACCGGCGGCCGGCTGAAAATGCCGGCGTTGGCACTGGAACCGGTCGGCGGGGAAATCGACCGGGCGATGACCGTCGAGATCGTCGACCCCGACAAGTGCCCGCGGTACTGCGGCATGCTCGTCAAAGGCGTGCGGATCGCGCCGTCGCCCCTCTGGATGGTCCACCGGCTGGAAGCGGCCGGCGTACGGGCGATCAACAACATCGTCGACATCACTAACTTCGTCCTGCTCGAATACGGCCAGCCGCTGCACGCTTTCGACTACGATTTCCTCGCCGGGCGAAAAATCGTCGTCCGCCGCGCGCGCGACGGCGAAACCATCGTCACGCTCGACGATCAGCCGCGCCGCTTGACGGCCGACGACCTCTTGATCTGCGACGGCGAAAAACCCGTCGCGCTCGCCGGCATCATGGGCGGGCAGAACAGTCTGGTCACCGACCGGACGGTCGACGTCTTCATCGAAGCCGCCTATTTTCAGCCATCGGGCATCCGCCGCACCAGCAAGCGCCTCGGCCTAATGTCCGAATCCAGCCACCGTTTCGAACGCGGCACGGCCATCGATTACGCGGTGTTGGGGGCCCATCGCGCCGCCCGCCTGATGGCCGAACTCGCCAGCGGCACCGTGGAGTCCGGCTACATCGACAACTACCCGGCGTTGCGCGCGCCGCAAAAAGTGGCCATGCGCGTCGGTCGGGTCAACGATCTGATCGGCGTGCGACTTTCGGCCGACCGGATGAGCGACCTGCTTTCGTCCATCGAATTGAAAGTCGTCGTCAAAACGGACGAACGCCTGGAAGTCGAGGTGCCGTCGTTCCGCGTCGATCTCGAACGCGAGGTCGATCTGGCCGAGGAAATCGCCCGGCTGTACGGCATCGACAACATCCCGCCGACGATCCACCTGGGCGCGGATTTCGAAAACAAGCCCTGGCGCCTGCGACCCGTCCTGCGCGTTCTCCGCCAGGAACTGGTGGGCATGGGGCTAACCGAACTCAACACCCTGCCGTTCCTTGATCCCGCTTCGCTGGCCGCGGTCGGCGCGCCGGAAGGCATCCGGCTGCTCAATCCGCTCAGTGAAGAGCTGGCGATCATGCGGACCACCCTGCTACCGAGCCTGCTCAAGGTGCTGGCCTACAACCAGGCCCGCAACGTCCTCGATGTGCAGGTGTTCGAGGCGCGGCGCGTTTATCTGCCCAAGAGTACCGATAAAAACGAATTGCCCGACGAGCCCTATCGCCTGGGCTTGCTGCTTTCCGGGCGGCGGGACGAACTGTCCTGGGCCTACGGCAAGGAAAACGTCGACTTTTTCGACCTGAAGGGTCTTGTTGAGCGGCTGCTCATTTTGCTGCGGATTCCCGGCTCCACCTGGCGGCGGCCAAGCGCTTCGGGCCCATACCTGCCGGGCGTCAGCGCGGAATTGTTGATCGGCGAGAAGCCGGCGGGCATCTTCGGCAAATTGCGCTCCGAAGTCCTCGAAAAGTTCGAAATCCGCGACGAGGCCTTCGCCGGCGAATTGTATCTGGACGTACTCAGCGAGTCGACCGGCGAGAGTTTGGTCTTGCGCCCGGTCAGTAAATATCCGCCGATGCTGCGCGATCTGGCGGTTCTGGCCGACGCCGAGGCGCCGGTGGACGAGATGGTTCGCGCGATCGCCGAGATCAATCCGGCGCGCATTTCCGAAGTGAAGGTTTTCGACGTCTACACCGGCAAGGGAATTCCGGAAGGGAAGAAAAGCGTCGCGTTCTCGATGCGTTACCAGGATGTTTCGAAGAGCCTTTCAGACAAAGACGCCGACGGTTTGACGAGGCGAATCCTGATGATGCTTCAGGAGCGTTGGGGGGCAACCCTCAGAGAATAG
- a CDS encoding phosphodiester glycosidase family protein has protein sequence MPPQNKRRRWLLIPVAAVLIVAPLVWVFFNPEWVETQVTKYVAERRQETHELRLKDPGAWRTLADGLELRWLDFGRQGRWLAGFHLVALRIDPLLWDLRMLQVPPEELPAVDMEILAEQNRAVALINASFFDPEMKVMGLLIIDGQTVSPLRPEGSIHHGVFFLRDRRAYLMHRTSVDLTGVSQAFQAGPWLVTDGEAQSHFRNAQVVSRRTAISVDRRGRVILSATDDLLGGLSLPELAKVLADPEPRGLGVWRAINCDGGTSTQMVLNYPDASFAIRSTVNVPIYLGVFSK, from the coding sequence GTGCCGCCCCAAAATAAACGCCGTCGCTGGTTGCTCATCCCCGTGGCCGCCGTCCTGATCGTCGCGCCGCTGGTCTGGGTGTTTTTCAACCCGGAGTGGGTCGAGACCCAGGTGACCAAGTACGTGGCCGAGCGCCGGCAGGAAACCCACGAGTTGCGCCTCAAGGATCCGGGCGCCTGGCGGACGCTGGCCGATGGCCTGGAACTGCGCTGGCTGGATTTCGGGCGGCAGGGGCGCTGGTTGGCCGGTTTCCATCTGGTCGCCCTGCGGATCGATCCGCTCCTCTGGGATCTGCGCATGCTCCAGGTGCCGCCGGAGGAATTGCCGGCGGTCGACATGGAGATACTCGCCGAGCAGAACCGCGCGGTGGCCCTGATCAACGCGAGCTTTTTCGATCCGGAAATGAAGGTCATGGGTTTGCTGATCATCGACGGCCAGACGGTTTCCCCGTTGCGGCCGGAGGGCAGCATCCACCACGGTGTCTTTTTTCTACGCGACCGCCGGGCCTATCTGATGCACCGTACCAGCGTCGATCTGACCGGGGTCAGTCAGGCGTTTCAGGCCGGCCCCTGGCTGGTCACCGACGGCGAGGCGCAATCGCATTTCCGCAACGCCCAGGTCGTTTCCCGCCGCACCGCGATCAGCGTCGATCGCCGGGGCCGCGTGATCCTCTCCGCGACCGACGATCTGCTCGGCGGCCTGTCGCTGCCGGAATTAGCGAAGGTGCTGGCCGACCCCGAGCCGCGCGGCCTGGGCGTCTGGCGGGCGATCAATTGCGACGGCGGGACGAGCACGCAAATGGTCCTCAACTATCCCGACGCGTCCTTTGCGATCCGCTCGACGGTCAACGTGCCGATCTATCTGGGCGTTTTTTCGAAATAA
- the pheS gene encoding phenylalanine--tRNA ligase subunit alpha produces MQERIEQIRQAASAAIAGAVDLPALDAVRVAVLGKKGSLTELLRGMKDVSPEERPRIGQLVNECKAALETALDEGKQRIQAREREAALQTERVDISLPGRRPPHGSLHPLSETLDEIVRVFERMGFVWEDGPEVELGKYNFDLLNFPPDHPARDMQDTLFIGGDVLLRTHTSPVQVRVMQRHQPPVRMLAPGWVYRSDAIDASHYPMFSQVEGLLVDRQVTFGDLKGILNNFVREFFGADTKTRFRASFFPFTEPSAELDISCFVCGGDGRQGGGVCPVCKGTGWKEILGSGMVDPAVFAGAGYDPETVTGFAFGMGIERLAMFRYNVDDIRLFFEGDLRFLRQF; encoded by the coding sequence ATGCAGGAACGCATCGAACAAATCCGACAAGCGGCGTCGGCGGCGATCGCCGGCGCGGTCGATCTCCCGGCGCTCGATGCGGTGCGGGTGGCCGTCCTCGGTAAAAAGGGCAGTTTGACCGAACTGCTGCGCGGCATGAAAGACGTGTCGCCCGAGGAGCGGCCCCGCATCGGCCAACTGGTGAACGAGTGCAAGGCGGCCCTCGAAACCGCGTTGGACGAGGGCAAGCAGCGCATTCAGGCTCGCGAACGGGAAGCCGCGTTGCAGACCGAGCGGGTCGACATCTCGCTGCCGGGTCGCCGGCCGCCGCACGGCAGCCTGCATCCGCTCAGCGAAACGCTGGATGAGATCGTCCGGGTCTTCGAGCGCATGGGGTTCGTGTGGGAAGACGGTCCGGAGGTCGAGTTGGGCAAATACAACTTCGACCTGCTGAACTTCCCGCCCGATCACCCGGCGCGCGACATGCAGGATACGTTGTTCATCGGCGGCGACGTGCTGCTGCGCACGCACACCAGCCCCGTGCAGGTGCGGGTGATGCAGCGCCACCAGCCGCCGGTCCGCATGTTGGCTCCGGGCTGGGTGTATCGCTCCGACGCGATCGACGCCAGCCACTACCCGATGTTTTCGCAGGTCGAGGGCTTGCTGGTCGACCGCCAGGTGACCTTCGGCGACCTGAAGGGCATCCTCAACAACTTCGTCCGCGAATTCTTCGGCGCCGACACGAAAACGCGATTTCGCGCCAGCTTCTTCCCGTTCACCGAGCCGTCGGCCGAACTGGACATCTCCTGCTTCGTCTGCGGCGGCGACGGGCGGCAGGGCGGCGGTGTCTGCCCCGTTTGCAAAGGCACCGGCTGGAAGGAAATCCTCGGCTCCGGCATGGTCGACCCGGCGGTCTTCGCCGGGGCCGGCTACGATCCGGAAACCGTCACCGGCTTCGCTTTCGGCATGGGCATCGAACGGCTGGCGATGTTCCGCTACAACGTTGATGACATTCGCCTCTTCTTCGAGGGCGATTTGCGCTTTTTGAGGCAGTTCTGA
- the hfq gene encoding RNA chaperone Hfq, giving the protein MGEHDLNKKVRINVQDQFINSMRKERVPVTIELLTGKVIEGMLKSFDNYCVVVEADRLHLIYKHAIANIHIDKTIKVSFMAG; this is encoded by the coding sequence ATGGGGGAGCATGATCTGAACAAGAAGGTGCGCATCAACGTGCAGGACCAGTTCATCAATTCGATGCGCAAGGAGCGGGTCCCGGTGACGATCGAGCTTTTGACCGGCAAGGTCATCGAGGGCATGCTCAAGAGCTTCGACAATTACTGCGTCGTCGTCGAGGCCGACCGCCTGCATCTGATCTACAAGCATGCCATTGCCAATATCCACATCGACAAGACGATCAAAGTCAGCTTCATGGCCGGCTGA
- a CDS encoding translation initiation factor IF-3, translated as MAKNVRAQPKKEEPAHRINERIFCREVLVIDETGTTLGVMDPRRGTEIALERGFDLVEVAPNGTPPVCKIMDYGRFKYQTEKKAQESKKHQVVVQVKEIKMRPKTGEHDFQFKLKHIRDFLEKGMKVKATIMFRGREVVHSELGAKILDRIIQDIADVGKLEREPRMEGRNMFIFLIPTKK; from the coding sequence ATAGCGAAGAACGTTCGTGCGCAACCGAAGAAAGAGGAACCGGCCCACCGCATCAACGAGCGGATTTTCTGCCGCGAGGTTCTGGTGATCGATGAAACCGGAACCACGCTGGGCGTGATGGATCCGCGCCGGGGCACCGAAATCGCCCTGGAACGAGGCTTTGATCTGGTGGAAGTCGCCCCCAACGGAACGCCGCCGGTCTGCAAAATCATGGATTACGGCCGCTTCAAGTATCAAACCGAGAAAAAAGCGCAGGAATCCAAAAAACACCAGGTGGTGGTTCAGGTCAAAGAGATCAAAATGCGGCCCAAGACCGGCGAACATGATTTTCAGTTCAAACTGAAACATATTCGCGATTTCTTGGAAAAGGGCATGAAGGTCAAGGCGACCATCATGTTCCGCGGCCGCGAGGTGGTCCATTCCGAATTGGGAGCGAAAATCCTGGATCGCATCATCCAGGATATTGCCGATGTGGGAAAGCTTGAACGCGAGCCCCGGATGGAAGGCCGCAACATGTTCATCTTCCTCATCCCAACGAAGAAGTAA
- the rpmI gene encoding 50S ribosomal protein L35 produces the protein MPKAKTKRGAAKRMKVTGSGRIVRSRAMKSHILTKKTTKRKRKLRRSQEVDQTNRANVRKLLLV, from the coding sequence ATGCCGAAGGCAAAAACCAAGCGTGGCGCCGCGAAGCGGATGAAAGTGACCGGTTCGGGGCGCATTGTGCGGTCGCGCGCCATGAAGAGCCACATCCTCACGAAAAAAACGACCAAGCGGAAGCGCAAGCTGCGTCGGAGCCAGGAAGTCGATCAGACCAACCGGGCCAACGTTCGCAAGCTGCTGTTGGTCTGA
- the rplT gene encoding 50S ribosomal protein L20, with protein sequence MPRAKGGFKSRRRRKRLLARARGFYQGRSKIFRTAHETVRRAMVYQYRDRRNKKREFRKLWIIRINAAAHAHGLSYSRLMFGIKKAGIVIDRKVLSDLAIHDPAAFGIIVEKAKNA encoded by the coding sequence ATGCCACGCGCCAAAGGTGGATTTAAAAGTCGTCGTCGTCGTAAGCGCTTACTGGCCCGCGCCCGGGGCTTTTATCAGGGCCGCAGCAAGATCTTCCGCACCGCGCACGAAACCGTGCGTCGGGCGATGGTCTATCAGTACCGCGACCGCCGCAACAAGAAGCGGGAGTTCCGCAAGCTGTGGATCATCCGCATCAACGCGGCGGCGCATGCGCACGGCTTGAGCTATTCGCGCCTGATGTTCGGCATCAAGAAGGCCGGCATCGTCATCGACCGGAAAGTGCTTTCGGACCTGGCGATTCACGATCCGGCCGCCTTCGGCATCATCGTGGAGAAGGCGAAGAACGCCTGA
- a CDS encoding AI-2E family transporter — MSFLKDIWANKWIKLLVLLAGLCLMFWFIARIHQILTALALAWLLAYICDPLVDRLERRRVPRTAGVAVLAVCLILGAVLIDLILVPTVLHELQRLSQELPNYGDWLTGTLLPQIEATLGIELPRTDADIRGFFYANRDTVNQIAQAVYSPVTSALKNAWSGVLGFITGLLTLLVIPVAWFYLLRDIDRINAGAVELIPLPWREPFAEFMRQVDVIVANFLRGQITVALILGSLYSVGLWLILDIPLGLVIGLFAGLASIVPYLGLVLGIVPALLMALLQYQDWQHPLGVVAVFLVAQALEGNLITPKIVGDKLGLHPVTVIFALLIWAELAGLLGMLIAVPATAVLQVLAVRLVHRYKSGGFYRGAAPK; from the coding sequence GTGAGCTTCCTGAAGGACATCTGGGCCAACAAGTGGATCAAGTTGCTCGTGCTGCTGGCCGGGCTTTGCCTGATGTTCTGGTTCATCGCGCGGATTCACCAAATCCTCACGGCGCTCGCGCTGGCGTGGCTGCTGGCTTACATTTGCGATCCGCTGGTCGACCGGCTGGAGCGCCGGCGCGTGCCGCGCACGGCGGGCGTGGCCGTTCTGGCGGTCTGCCTGATCCTCGGCGCCGTGCTCATCGATCTGATTCTCGTGCCGACCGTCTTGCATGAGCTGCAGCGCCTCTCGCAGGAACTGCCGAACTACGGCGATTGGCTGACCGGCACGCTGCTGCCGCAAATCGAGGCGACCCTGGGCATCGAACTGCCGCGCACCGACGCGGACATCCGCGGCTTCTTTTACGCGAACCGCGACACGGTCAATCAAATCGCCCAGGCGGTTTATTCGCCGGTCACCTCGGCGTTGAAGAACGCCTGGAGCGGCGTCCTGGGATTCATCACCGGCCTGCTGACCCTGCTGGTGATCCCGGTCGCCTGGTTTTACCTGCTGCGCGATATCGACCGCATCAACGCCGGCGCGGTGGAACTGATTCCGCTGCCCTGGCGCGAACCGTTCGCCGAGTTCATGCGCCAGGTCGACGTCATCGTCGCCAATTTCCTGCGCGGGCAGATCACCGTCGCGCTGATTCTCGGTTCGCTTTATTCCGTCGGCCTTTGGTTGATCCTGGATATCCCGTTAGGGCTGGTGATCGGGTTGTTCGCCGGCCTGGCTTCCATCGTTCCCTACCTCGGATTGGTATTGGGGATCGTCCCCGCGCTGTTGATGGCCCTCCTGCAATACCAAGACTGGCAGCATCCGCTGGGTGTCGTGGCCGTGTTCCTGGTCGCCCAGGCCCTGGAAGGCAACCTGATCACGCCCAAGATCGTCGGCGACAAATTGGGCTTGCACCCGGTGACGGTGATTTTCGCGCTGCTGATCTGGGCCGAACTGGCCGGTTTGCTCGGCATGCTGATCGCCGTGCCGGCCACCGCGGTCTTGCAGGTATTGGCGGTACGACTGGTGCATCGCTACAAGTCGGGAGGGTTCTATCGCGGTGCCGCCCCAAAATAA
- the hflX gene encoding GTPase HflX encodes MRSHDWRDLAILVGCRTRDADRDQLDESLEELSRLLETAGGGEAMRLFCEVRRPTPATFIGAGTVLRIKEQIAELPAEVRCVIFDVDLSPSQQRNLEKEFEVMVMDRTGLILDIFAKRARTSEGRLQVELAQYEYLLPRLRGMWAHLSRQGAGIGTRGPGETDLEIDRRRIRQRIGALKRQLVKVRATRELQRTGRRKHGLPTVALVGYTNAGKSTLLNTLTDAGVFVEDQLFATLDPTIRELRLPGNLRAHLADTVGFIQRLPHQLVESFKATLEEVLVADLLVHVVDASHPQMERQTRSVLEVLEEIGAGDRPRLTVFNKLDLIESAGWVERLVANNQPAVAISAKTGLRLDDLLQALATILGRERQLLRLRIPLARQDLLYHVRTQSEVLEEIFEGNDALLRLRADRRLAGMLRDFVEEEDAPCGDPAGS; translated from the coding sequence ATGCGGTCCCACGACTGGCGAGATCTGGCGATCCTGGTCGGTTGCCGGACGCGCGACGCCGATCGCGACCAGCTCGATGAATCCCTCGAGGAACTGAGCCGCCTGCTGGAAACCGCCGGCGGCGGCGAGGCGATGCGTCTGTTCTGCGAAGTCCGCCGTCCCACTCCCGCGACCTTCATCGGCGCCGGCACGGTCCTGCGCATCAAGGAACAGATCGCCGAACTGCCCGCGGAAGTGCGGTGCGTGATCTTCGACGTCGATCTGTCGCCGTCGCAGCAGCGCAACCTCGAAAAGGAATTCGAGGTCATGGTCATGGACCGCACCGGCCTGATCCTCGACATCTTCGCCAAGCGGGCGCGGACGAGCGAAGGCCGCCTGCAGGTCGAACTGGCCCAGTATGAGTACCTGCTGCCGCGCCTGCGCGGAATGTGGGCGCACCTCTCGCGGCAGGGCGCCGGCATCGGCACGCGCGGGCCGGGCGAAACGGACCTGGAAATCGACCGGCGGCGGATTCGCCAGCGGATCGGGGCGCTCAAGCGGCAGCTCGTCAAGGTGCGGGCGACCCGCGAATTGCAACGGACCGGCCGGCGCAAGCACGGCCTGCCGACCGTCGCCCTGGTCGGCTACACCAACGCCGGAAAATCCACGCTGCTCAACACGCTGACCGACGCCGGCGTGTTCGTCGAGGATCAACTCTTCGCCACGCTCGATCCGACGATCCGCGAATTGCGCCTGCCGGGCAATCTGCGGGCGCATCTGGCCGACACCGTCGGCTTCATCCAACGCCTGCCGCACCAACTGGTCGAAAGCTTCAAAGCGACCCTCGAGGAAGTGCTGGTCGCCGATCTCCTGGTGCACGTGGTGGATGCCAGCCATCCGCAGATGGAGCGCCAGACCCGGTCCGTGCTGGAGGTGCTCGAGGAAATCGGCGCCGGCGACCGGCCCCGGCTGACGGTTTTCAACAAACTGGATTTGATCGAGTCGGCCGGTTGGGTGGAACGCCTGGTGGCCAACAACCAGCCGGCGGTCGCGATCAGCGCGAAAACGGGCCTCCGGTTGGATGATCTGCTGCAGGCCCTGGCGACGATCCTGGGCCGGGAGCGGCAATTGTTGCGGTTGCGGATCCCCCTGGCCCGCCAGGATTTGTTGTATCATGTGCGCACCCAGAGCGAGGTGTTGGAGGAGATCTTCGAAGGCAACGACGCGCTCCTGCGCCTCCGCGCCGACCGGCGCCTCGCGGGGATGTTGCGCGACTTTGTGGAAGAGGAGGATGCCCCGTGTGGCGATCCGGCTGGCTCCTGA